The Arenicella chitinivorans genome includes a window with the following:
- a CDS encoding integron integrase: MKTKSPFLGSIRRAMRLRGYSIRTEKTYLVWIASFIRFHKYRHPKEMGAAEVVAYLDYLASTRNVSVNTQKVALNALSFLYNKYLEQPLGALGFKYATRPRHLPTVLSVDEVMLIINQLEGVHRLVVELIYGSGLRVSECLRLRIQDLDFHRNALTVRNGKGGKDRVTILSNKLQDAVLAQMRTSLSIQKEDNSQNLGPSLPDSLSRKYPNAFKMPGWMFVFPSTTISHHPVNKKLCRHHLHTSVIRKSLKLAVSNTSISKRVSCHTFRHSFATHLLEAGTDIRTVQELLGHSDVTTTQIYTHVIGKHFAGTLSPYDRLKAV; encoded by the coding sequence ATGAAAACAAAAAGCCCTTTTTTGGGATCTATTCGGAGAGCGATGAGACTTCGTGGTTACAGTATTCGAACGGAGAAGACTTATCTTGTATGGATTGCTTCTTTTATTCGTTTTCATAAATACCGCCACCCTAAAGAAATGGGGGCAGCTGAAGTTGTCGCGTATTTGGACTATTTGGCATCTACGCGGAATGTAAGCGTCAATACTCAAAAAGTAGCTTTAAATGCGCTGAGCTTTCTGTACAACAAGTATTTAGAACAACCATTGGGGGCTTTGGGGTTTAAATATGCTACCAGGCCTCGCCACCTCCCAACGGTGTTATCGGTTGACGAAGTAATGCTGATTATTAACCAGCTAGAAGGAGTCCACCGGCTAGTAGTCGAGTTGATTTATGGGAGCGGCTTAAGGGTTTCCGAGTGCTTAAGATTGCGTATTCAAGATTTGGATTTTCACCGCAACGCTTTAACTGTTCGTAACGGTAAAGGCGGCAAAGACAGAGTAACTATTCTTAGCAATAAGTTGCAAGATGCAGTTCTGGCTCAAATGCGTACTTCATTGTCTATTCAAAAAGAAGACAATTCGCAAAACCTGGGTCCATCATTGCCTGACTCACTGAGCCGCAAGTACCCTAACGCATTCAAAATGCCTGGTTGGATGTTTGTTTTTCCGTCTACAACGATTTCTCACCACCCTGTTAATAAAAAGCTATGCCGTCACCACCTGCACACGTCGGTAATACGCAAGTCGCTAAAGCTGGCAGTGAGTAATACGTCGATCAGTAAACGGGTAAGCTGTCACACATTTCGACATAGTTTTGCCACGCATTTGCTTGAAGCTGGCACCGATATTCGAACCGTGCAGGAGTTACTTGGCCACTCAGATGTGACAACCACACAAATTTACACTCATGTTATTGGCAAGCATTTCGCAGGCACTTTAAGTCCGTACGACCGGCTTAAGGCAGTGTAA